In Mailhella massiliensis, a genomic segment contains:
- the pap gene encoding polyphosphate:AMP phosphotransferase: MKRRPDASGRKSEVPMFENVVLGRRCSDKKFKEEAPVLRMKLFEAQRRCLKKNIPLLITVAGVDGAGRGAVINLLSEWMDNKHVHNHVFWMETDDERERPRDWRYWLRFPEAGSVGVFFGGWYGAAMRLFCTGEMSEMEFDSRMHHYRGLEESLAASGMAMAKIWLHLDKKEHAERLRKRLEHRQVRHFTPYDKKASENYEALASAASRAITLTDRSFAPWIIVDAADAHYRDLAVARAVIAAVERAEAEQEARNARPKEEPSTRENVISTLDAIDLSVRADPATYKKELEDLQDELRELTYQAWKKGISSTIVFEGWDAAGKGGCIRRLMAGIDARISRAIPIGVPTDEELAHHYLWRFWRHIPRAGFVTVYDRSWYGRVLVERVEGLTAQEDWSRAYAEINLFEEQLTADGNVLVKFWLHMSPDEQLRRFKEREETPWKQYKITPDDWRNRERWPDYVRAADEMFLRTSTNYAPWHIIAAEDKKAARLAVLRTCRDALKNALKNAEGKKKKHRPEK, translated from the coding sequence ATGAAAAGACGTCCCGATGCATCGGGCAGAAAAAGCGAGGTTCCCATGTTTGAAAACGTCGTGCTCGGCAGGCGTTGCAGCGACAAGAAATTCAAGGAGGAAGCGCCCGTTCTGCGCATGAAGCTCTTTGAGGCGCAACGCCGCTGCCTCAAGAAAAACATCCCGCTGCTCATCACCGTCGCAGGCGTGGACGGCGCAGGGCGCGGCGCCGTGATCAATCTGCTCTCGGAATGGATGGACAACAAGCATGTGCACAACCATGTGTTTTGGATGGAAACCGACGACGAGCGCGAACGCCCCCGCGACTGGCGCTACTGGCTGAGATTTCCCGAAGCCGGTTCCGTCGGCGTGTTCTTCGGCGGCTGGTACGGGGCAGCCATGCGTCTGTTCTGCACAGGCGAGATGAGCGAAATGGAGTTCGATTCCCGTATGCATCATTACCGGGGGCTGGAAGAAAGCCTCGCCGCCTCCGGCATGGCCATGGCCAAGATATGGCTGCATCTGGATAAAAAGGAACACGCCGAACGCCTCAGAAAAAGGCTGGAACACAGGCAGGTGCGCCACTTCACCCCCTACGACAAAAAAGCCTCGGAAAACTACGAGGCCCTTGCCTCCGCTGCTTCCCGGGCCATCACCCTGACGGACCGCTCCTTTGCCCCGTGGATCATCGTGGATGCGGCGGACGCCCATTACCGGGATCTTGCCGTGGCTCGCGCCGTCATTGCCGCAGTGGAAAGGGCCGAAGCCGAACAGGAGGCCAGAAACGCACGCCCGAAGGAGGAACCCTCCACCAGGGAAAACGTGATCTCCACGCTGGACGCCATAGACCTCAGCGTCAGGGCCGACCCCGCAACCTATAAGAAGGAACTGGAAGACCTTCAGGACGAACTGCGCGAGCTCACCTATCAGGCATGGAAAAAGGGAATTTCCAGCACCATCGTCTTCGAAGGATGGGACGCCGCAGGCAAGGGCGGCTGCATACGCCGCCTCATGGCCGGCATCGACGCCCGCATCAGCCGGGCCATCCCCATAGGCGTACCCACCGACGAAGAGCTTGCCCACCATTATCTGTGGCGTTTCTGGCGGCATATTCCCCGCGCGGGCTTCGTTACCGTGTACGATCGTTCCTGGTACGGCCGCGTGCTGGTGGAACGCGTGGAAGGTCTGACGGCACAGGAGGACTGGAGCCGCGCCTATGCGGAAATCAATCTCTTCGAGGAGCAGCTCACCGCAGACGGCAACGTGCTGGTGAAGTTCTGGCTGCACATGTCTCCCGACGAACAGCTGCGCCGCTTCAAGGAGCGCGAGGAAACGCCGTGGAAGCAGTACAAGATAACCCCCGACGACTGGCGCAACCGCGAACGCTGGCCCGACTATGTGCGCGCCGCCGATGAAATGTTCCTGAGAACAAGCACGAATTACGCCCCCTGGCACATCATAGCGGCCGAAGACAAGAAGGCCGCTCGCCTTGCGGTGCTGCGCACCTGTCGCGACGCCCTGAAAAACGCGCTGAAAAATGCGGAAGGGAAAAAGAAGAAACACCGCCCGGAAAAATAG
- a CDS encoding TraB/GumN family protein, with the protein MPAVHVPEHSRPLLEAFSSGRSFELDGYVFVAADDWLMAIGYCLDGEESPGRFEKALEEAVRREKPADCFAIAPKMPESLKPHVQDRDVYYILPADSPVPSRLRGPVRHARESLVVDETRLFTSEHRRLWAEFLGRIPLPPRIRQLYSGTAQALNKGADLRLLNAWDAEGQLAACLLLDYSLPDCVSYVLGAHSKTHYVPHAPDLLFAEMLERARAEGRRSILLGLGVNEGITRFKRKWGGVRDATYELAVWQPSSAHGENAFSEMAALLARNMASGGGDVSRWKFFDALPRQRPCAMLWRLDKNGRTSWIGGSAHFFCCSFEYSLRRLFENVDTVLLEGPIDSESMDEVARIGRTPEPDADRVIRHLSEEDIRRLERTVYGPEGFWARLGGWQKPRTLDVRQVLAESRQWYAFFALWTAYLERNGWTNSVDLEVWNTALDMGKSVMGMESLAEQIASLESAPMPRIVKFMKDCSFWPTLMKSNCNRYLAGDLMGMMGTSAEFPTRTGTIISVRDQRFRERMRPYIERGGTAVFVGAAHMINLRHMLAEDGFTLTRVLPTWKHRFSAWIRRDDSVVLPGNPDAPVWEKAPENVRSHALQGTVSRTTGRPAASHGPLSGRARRALADLGARALVPEQIPSYVRAVSGRRLQSCEGFAAWTTADSCTLIAFPSEDELAAFPLESEAYAQRLEKAVACALAMPDLRRITVLAPTIPAAAPGQAVVERDAWWCVKLPHTPGQKLRNMLRRAEREASIAVEEWGAEHDMLVDHYLKVRTLAPGTRHIFGRVGAYVRSCPDALLFSARDASGRLLAMAVGDYSALSTAFYMFAFRQDDCPPGVSDALLRALADEAERRGQSTLNLGLGIDGGITFFKKKWGACLAMPHFETSWTV; encoded by the coding sequence ATGCCGGCAGTACATGTTCCCGAACATTCGCGCCCCCTTCTGGAGGCCTTTTCGTCAGGCCGTTCCTTCGAGCTGGACGGCTATGTGTTCGTCGCTGCGGACGACTGGCTCATGGCCATAGGCTACTGTCTGGACGGGGAGGAGAGCCCCGGGCGTTTTGAAAAGGCGCTGGAGGAGGCCGTCCGGCGCGAAAAGCCCGCGGACTGCTTCGCCATAGCCCCGAAGATGCCCGAAAGCCTGAAGCCTCATGTGCAGGACAGGGACGTGTACTACATTCTTCCGGCGGATTCCCCCGTGCCTTCCCGCCTGCGCGGGCCGGTGCGTCATGCCCGAGAAAGCCTTGTCGTGGACGAAACGCGCCTTTTCACGTCGGAGCACCGGCGTCTGTGGGCCGAATTTCTGGGGAGAATCCCGCTTCCTCCGCGTATCCGTCAGCTCTATTCGGGCACGGCGCAGGCCCTGAACAAGGGAGCGGACCTCAGGCTTCTGAACGCCTGGGATGCGGAGGGCCAGCTTGCGGCCTGCCTTCTTCTGGATTACTCCCTGCCCGACTGCGTAAGCTATGTGCTGGGCGCGCATTCCAAAACGCACTATGTTCCCCACGCGCCGGATCTGCTTTTTGCCGAAATGCTGGAGCGCGCCCGTGCGGAGGGCCGGCGTTCCATACTCCTCGGACTCGGCGTGAACGAGGGCATTACCCGCTTCAAGCGCAAGTGGGGCGGCGTGCGGGACGCAACGTATGAACTCGCCGTCTGGCAGCCTTCCTCCGCGCACGGGGAGAACGCCTTTTCCGAGATGGCGGCTCTTCTGGCCAGAAACATGGCCTCCGGCGGAGGCGACGTTTCGCGCTGGAAGTTCTTCGACGCTCTGCCCCGGCAGCGTCCCTGCGCCATGCTCTGGCGGCTGGACAAGAACGGCCGTACCTCTTGGATAGGCGGCTCGGCCCATTTCTTCTGCTGTTCCTTTGAATATTCCCTGCGTCGTCTTTTCGAGAACGTGGATACCGTGCTTCTGGAAGGTCCCATCGATTCCGAGAGCATGGATGAGGTGGCCCGCATAGGCCGCACGCCGGAGCCGGATGCGGACAGGGTGATACGGCATCTTTCCGAAGAGGACATACGCCGTCTTGAGCGCACGGTGTACGGGCCGGAAGGATTCTGGGCGAGGCTCGGCGGCTGGCAGAAGCCCCGCACGCTGGACGTGCGGCAGGTGCTTGCCGAAAGCCGCCAGTGGTATGCCTTCTTCGCCTTGTGGACGGCGTATCTGGAACGCAACGGCTGGACCAACTCCGTGGATCTTGAGGTGTGGAACACCGCTCTGGACATGGGCAAGTCGGTCATGGGCATGGAAAGTCTCGCCGAGCAGATCGCTTCTCTGGAATCGGCTCCCATGCCCCGCATCGTGAAGTTCATGAAGGACTGTTCCTTCTGGCCGACGCTCATGAAGAGCAACTGCAACCGCTATCTTGCGGGCGACCTCATGGGGATGATGGGGACGAGCGCGGAATTCCCCACCCGTACGGGCACCATCATCAGCGTGCGCGATCAGCGTTTCCGCGAGAGAATGCGGCCCTATATCGAACGGGGCGGCACGGCCGTATTCGTGGGGGCCGCGCACATGATCAATCTGCGCCACATGCTGGCGGAGGACGGCTTTACCCTGACGAGGGTGCTGCCTACCTGGAAGCACCGTTTCTCCGCATGGATACGGCGCGACGATTCCGTGGTTCTGCCCGGCAACCCGGATGCTCCCGTATGGGAAAAGGCGCCCGAGAACGTGCGTTCCCATGCGCTGCAAGGCACCGTTTCCCGGACCACGGGGCGGCCCGCGGCCTCGCACGGCCCTCTGTCCGGCCGTGCGCGCCGTGCGCTGGCCGACCTCGGGGCGCGCGCTCTCGTTCCCGAACAGATTCCATCCTATGTGCGGGCGGTTTCCGGCCGCAGGCTGCAATCCTGCGAAGGCTTTGCCGCATGGACCACGGCCGACAGCTGCACGCTGATCGCCTTCCCCTCGGAAGACGAGCTTGCCGCCTTCCCGCTGGAGAGCGAAGCGTATGCTCAGAGGCTGGAAAAGGCCGTTGCCTGTGCGCTGGCCATGCCCGATCTTCGGCGTATTACGGTGCTGGCTCCGACCATTCCCGCCGCCGCGCCCGGGCAGGCCGTGGTCGAACGCGACGCGTGGTGGTGCGTGAAGCTGCCGCATACGCCGGGGCAGAAGCTGCGCAACATGCTGCGCCGGGCGGAACGCGAAGCTTCCATAGCCGTGGAGGAATGGGGGGCCGAACACGATATGCTGGTGGATCATTATCTCAAGGTACGCACTCTCGCCCCCGGCACGCGGCATATTTTCGGCCGTGTGGGCGCGTACGTGCGTTCCTGCCCCGACGCGCTGCTTTTTTCCGCACGCGACGCATCGGGAAGGCTTCTTGCCATGGCCGTAGGGGATTACAGCGCGTTGAGCACCGCTTTTTACATGTTCGCCTTCCGGCAGGACGACTGTCCGCCCGGCGTGAGCGACGCGCTTTTGCGCGCCCTTGCCGATGAGGCGGAACGGCGGGGGCAGAGCACGCTGAACCTCGGCCTCGGTATCGACGGCGGCATCACCTTCTTTAAAAAGAAGTGGGGGGCCTGCCTTGCCATGCCGCATTTTGAAACGAGCTGGACCGTATAG
- a CDS encoding radical SAM protein, giving the protein MPSKVEALFSQFRAPGLWQDIREFFHPRGMECLQVEVTSCCMGKCVYCPHTTRADVWKSRHMSPETFAALWPVLCRTGRVHLQGWGEPFLNPYFMDFVSLARRAGCAVSTTTCGMRMDEELALRIVESGMDIVAFSLTGTDEAGNAARAGVPFSRVEEAVRTLQKVRREKNAVHLEIHLAYLMLASQVEGVRGLPELMDEWGVHAAVVSTMDYIPSPDMAHEAFAPHEREKIEAARVVLEETGAKVRASGRDFYASLPAPEPAPCCRERAHRTMYVDAEGRISPCVYLNVPLDEKDERRTVFGSVDEESPVQIWENPEYAAFRAAVQTAEPPSACVSCAKRFEAPCALRS; this is encoded by the coding sequence ATGCCTTCAAAGGTTGAAGCGCTGTTTTCGCAGTTCCGCGCGCCCGGGCTGTGGCAGGATATACGCGAGTTCTTTCACCCGCGAGGGATGGAATGCCTGCAGGTGGAAGTAACCTCGTGCTGCATGGGAAAATGCGTGTACTGTCCGCACACCACGCGCGCGGACGTATGGAAGAGCCGTCATATGTCCCCGGAAACCTTTGCCGCGTTGTGGCCCGTTCTGTGCAGAACGGGCAGGGTGCATCTGCAGGGCTGGGGGGAACCCTTTCTGAATCCGTACTTCATGGATTTCGTTTCCCTGGCGAGGCGTGCCGGGTGCGCGGTTTCCACCACCACCTGCGGTATGCGCATGGATGAGGAACTTGCCCTGCGTATTGTGGAAAGCGGCATGGATATCGTGGCCTTTTCCCTTACCGGTACCGACGAGGCGGGCAATGCAGCCCGTGCGGGGGTACCTTTTTCGCGGGTGGAGGAGGCGGTCCGCACGCTTCAGAAGGTGCGGCGCGAGAAGAACGCCGTGCATCTGGAAATACACCTGGCCTACCTCATGCTCGCCTCGCAGGTGGAGGGCGTGCGGGGGCTTCCCGAACTCATGGACGAGTGGGGCGTACATGCGGCCGTGGTCAGCACCATGGACTATATTCCTTCGCCGGACATGGCGCATGAGGCCTTCGCGCCCCATGAACGGGAAAAGATAGAGGCCGCGCGTGTGGTTCTGGAGGAAACGGGGGCGAAGGTACGCGCCTCGGGCCGCGATTTTTATGCGTCGCTTCCCGCGCCGGAACCGGCTCCCTGCTGCCGGGAGAGGGCGCACAGAACCATGTATGTGGATGCCGAAGGGCGCATTTCCCCCTGCGTGTACCTGAACGTACCTCTGGATGAGAAGGACGAGCGGCGTACCGTCTTCGGCAGCGTGGATGAAGAAAGTCCCGTGCAGATCTGGGAAAATCCGGAATACGCCGCCTTTCGCGCCGCCGTGCAGACGGCTGAACCGCCTTCCGCCTGCGTTTCCTGCGCCAAGCGTTTCGAGGCGCCCTGCGCGCTGAGAAGCTGA
- a CDS encoding GNAT family N-acetyltransferase: MLIRHATMADLKDIAAVERRCFPEAEAATEEDFRERLAAYADHFWLLFDDEGTLVSFIDGMATDEADLADDMYKNASLHRRDGKWQMIFGLNTLPEHRRKGYAALLVRSLVEASREKGKLGVVLTCKERMIPYYASFGFADEGVSGSTHGNVVWHQMRLSFSSSRGG, from the coding sequence ATGCTCATACGCCATGCAACCATGGCCGACCTCAAGGATATCGCCGCCGTGGAACGACGCTGCTTCCCGGAAGCGGAGGCCGCCACGGAAGAGGATTTCCGGGAAAGACTTGCGGCCTATGCCGACCACTTCTGGCTGCTGTTCGATGATGAGGGAACCCTTGTTTCCTTCATCGACGGCATGGCCACGGACGAGGCCGACCTTGCGGACGACATGTACAAGAATGCCTCTCTGCACCGCAGGGACGGAAAGTGGCAGATGATATTCGGCCTGAACACCCTGCCGGAACACAGAAGAAAGGGCTACGCAGCCCTGCTTGTCCGCAGCCTTGTGGAAGCCTCCCGGGAAAAGGGAAAGCTCGGCGTGGTGCTTACCTGCAAGGAAAGGATGATTCCCTACTATGCCTCCTTCGGCTTTGCGGACGAGGGCGTTTCCGGCTCCACCCATGGGAACGTGGTGTGGCATCAGATGCGGCTGAGCTTTTCCTCTTCCCGCGGCGGATAA
- a CDS encoding carbon starvation protein A — protein sequence MVSFFLCLALLIIGYFTYGKLVESTFGPDDRETPAVVINDGVDYVVLPQWKLFLIQLLNIAGLGPIFGALQGALWGPVVFLWITFGTIFAGAVHDFFSGMTSERNNGASVSEITGIYLGSTMKTIMRVFSVVLLVMVGTVFAVGPAGLIVKLCSEAGATGIMLNASFWLVVVLTYYFIATFISIDKIIGKVYPLFGICLIIMAVGVGAGIVISPEYQIPEIWENFTNMHPKGTPIWAFMFITVACGAISGFHATQSPLMARCMKSEHQGRFVFYGAMVCEGIIALIWAAAGCSIYEITNGQTTGLLASLGSGQSAAIYDVCSKTMGGIGIGLAMVGVIACPITSGDTAFRSARLVLADWFKVNQTSYKNRLIFCVPLLGAGALISQLDYSIVWRYFSWTNQTLAMIVLWAASMYLFLNKKNYWITAVPATFMSAVSITYFCMAPECLGLIVKLPVSVAYILGIAAAVLFLGLFLRATKKQA from the coding sequence ATGGTTAGCTTCTTTCTGTGCCTGGCTCTTCTGATCATAGGCTACTTTACCTACGGCAAGCTGGTAGAGAGCACCTTTGGTCCTGACGACCGGGAAACTCCCGCCGTGGTCATCAACGACGGCGTCGACTATGTGGTGCTTCCCCAGTGGAAGCTTTTTCTTATCCAGCTTCTGAACATCGCCGGTCTCGGCCCCATCTTCGGCGCTCTGCAGGGCGCTCTCTGGGGTCCCGTGGTCTTTCTGTGGATCACCTTCGGCACCATTTTCGCCGGTGCCGTGCATGACTTCTTCTCCGGCATGACCAGCGAGCGCAACAACGGCGCTTCGGTTTCCGAAATCACCGGCATCTACCTCGGCTCCACCATGAAGACCATCATGCGCGTGTTCTCCGTGGTGCTGCTCGTCATGGTGGGTACCGTGTTCGCCGTCGGCCCCGCCGGCCTCATCGTCAAGCTGTGCAGCGAAGCGGGCGCCACGGGCATCATGCTCAACGCCTCCTTCTGGCTGGTCGTCGTGCTGACCTATTACTTCATCGCCACCTTCATTTCCATCGACAAGATCATCGGCAAGGTGTACCCCCTCTTCGGTATCTGCCTGATCATCATGGCCGTGGGCGTGGGCGCGGGCATCGTCATCAGCCCCGAATACCAGATTCCCGAAATCTGGGAGAACTTCACCAACATGCATCCCAAGGGCACGCCCATCTGGGCCTTCATGTTCATCACCGTGGCCTGCGGCGCCATCTCCGGCTTCCATGCCACGCAGTCGCCCCTCATGGCCCGCTGCATGAAGAGCGAACATCAGGGCCGTTTCGTGTTCTACGGCGCCATGGTGTGTGAAGGCATCATCGCCCTCATCTGGGCCGCCGCCGGCTGCTCCATCTACGAAATCACCAACGGTCAGACCACCGGCCTGCTGGCCAGCCTCGGTTCCGGCCAGTCCGCCGCCATTTACGACGTGTGCAGCAAGACCATGGGCGGCATAGGCATCGGCCTCGCCATGGTCGGCGTCATCGCCTGCCCCATCACCTCCGGCGACACGGCCTTCCGTTCCGCCCGTCTGGTGCTGGCCGACTGGTTCAAGGTCAACCAGACCAGCTACAAGAACCGCCTCATCTTCTGCGTGCCGCTGCTCGGCGCCGGCGCCCTCATCAGCCAGCTCGACTACTCCATCGTGTGGCGTTACTTCAGCTGGACCAACCAGACTCTGGCCATGATCGTTCTGTGGGCCGCCTCCATGTACCTCTTCCTCAACAAGAAGAACTACTGGATCACCGCCGTGCCCGCCACCTTCATGAGCGCCGTGTCCATCACCTACTTCTGCATGGCTCCCGAATGCCTCGGCCTCATCGTGAAGCTGCCCGTCAGCGTGGCCTACATTCTGGGCATCGCCGCTGCCGTGCTGTTCCTCGGTCTCTTCCTCCGTGCGACGAAGAAGCAGGCCTGA
- a CDS encoding ATPase P, whose amino-acid sequence MLYFKPAKLGDAGLDDRELREDRKACLVFGPCGVGAKALYLNSLFLDRRFYVPVSNIRRAYKRVAMSKGAFTGKGIFGSIPYLVVEYGRGESVQCTFKHERHVDMMIAEIQRRFPHIRTMSEAAARRLAEARAEEEARYRKNLSPEAQASLEKLRRAKAFLEERPDLATRLAAASKARRVDQMTNPMHKWVALAIFCLALAASVYGVYVWSTGSGDYGLYITLVGLAALFFFAGANVLPTARNNRRAIIAALDKARADVQEYISTYPDFPLPARYAHPATLARMIRSIREGRSETVPEAYEDMKAVLKSLNSSVRVSQTEYDEVVAVKPMFLLENYE is encoded by the coding sequence ATGCTGTATTTCAAACCCGCGAAGCTGGGCGATGCCGGTCTGGACGACCGGGAACTCAGGGAAGACCGGAAGGCCTGTCTGGTGTTCGGCCCCTGCGGCGTAGGCGCGAAGGCCCTGTATCTGAACAGCCTTTTTCTCGACCGCCGCTTCTATGTGCCGGTATCCAATATCCGCAGGGCCTACAAGCGCGTTGCCATGAGCAAGGGAGCGTTTACCGGCAAGGGCATTTTCGGTTCCATTCCCTACCTCGTGGTGGAATACGGCAGGGGCGAGAGCGTGCAGTGCACCTTCAAGCACGAACGCCATGTGGACATGATGATTGCCGAGATACAGCGCCGTTTTCCCCATATCAGGACCATGTCCGAAGCTGCGGCGAGAAGGCTTGCCGAGGCCAGGGCCGAAGAGGAGGCCCGATACAGGAAGAATCTTTCCCCGGAGGCTCAGGCAAGTCTGGAGAAGCTGCGCCGCGCGAAGGCCTTTTTGGAGGAGCGTCCCGATCTTGCCACGCGCCTTGCCGCCGCAAGCAAGGCCCGGCGCGTGGATCAGATGACGAACCCCATGCACAAGTGGGTGGCGCTGGCCATATTCTGCCTTGCGCTCGCCGCTTCCGTGTACGGCGTGTACGTCTGGTCGACCGGTTCCGGGGACTACGGACTGTACATCACCCTTGTCGGTCTGGCCGCGCTCTTTTTCTTCGCCGGGGCCAACGTGCTGCCTACGGCCCGCAACAACCGCCGGGCCATCATCGCAGCGCTGGACAAGGCGCGTGCCGATGTGCAGGAATATATTTCCACCTACCCGGATTTTCCTCTTCCCGCCCGTTATGCTCATCCGGCCACGCTTGCGCGGATGATCCGTTCCATACGCGAAGGCCGTTCCGAAACCGTGCCCGAAGCCTATGAGGACATGAAGGCCGTTCTGAAGTCCCTCAATTCCAGCGTGCGCGTCAGCCAGACGGAGTACGATGAGGTGGTGGCCGTCAAGCCCATGTTCCTTCTGGAAAACTACGAGTAG
- a CDS encoding DMT family transporter: protein MRGAFITYGLLVIAILAETFATSCLNASRQFTRPLPTLCCIAGYIVSFYTFSHVLKSMPVGIAYAIWCALGIVLISAVGVFYFRQHLDLPAYIGLGLIIAGVAVINLFSDSVRH, encoded by the coding sequence ATGCGCGGAGCCTTCATCACCTACGGCCTTCTGGTCATCGCCATTCTGGCCGAGACCTTCGCCACCTCCTGCCTGAACGCATCCAGGCAGTTCACCAGGCCTCTGCCCACTCTGTGCTGCATCGCAGGCTACATCGTTTCCTTCTACACCTTCTCCCATGTGCTCAAGTCCATGCCCGTGGGCATTGCCTACGCCATCTGGTGCGCGCTCGGCATCGTGCTCATCTCCGCCGTGGGCGTTTTCTACTTCAGGCAGCATCTGGATCTGCCCGCCTACATCGGGCTCGGACTCATCATCGCGGGCGTGGCGGTCATCAATCTCTTTTCCGACTCCGTAAGGCACTGA
- a CDS encoding phosphorylcholine phosphatase, producing the protein MTIKKLLNALLASAFCCAMMVGSANAATELKHWPKEARAQIEAMIQANAHQGQYATFDMDQTTYRYDLLDPLLAYMDQKGLLTRDTMDPSLKLIPFKDSPDFKGGKENMTSYYWRLCEMHDLISYPWASQIFAGFTLKELKQNLDEMLALKKPIERQVWDGDKVVTVKLPIPKMFRGMQELYAKLRENGIDVYIMTAAHEEIIRMVACDPKYGYNIDPEKVIGVTVLLKDPKTGELTNSRMQIREGKFDPKKNMDLVTTSFLTNPMTWFEGKQGSTIGYINQWQRPIMAGGDSTGSDTYMLESVNVERGGLKLWINRKPGDPKKDKKAMWTIDHAEKSAQQQNELNMPVTANKNWIFIDPETIQ; encoded by the coding sequence ATGACGATCAAGAAACTTCTCAATGCTCTGCTTGCCTCCGCCTTCTGCTGCGCCATGATGGTCGGCAGCGCGAACGCGGCCACCGAACTCAAGCACTGGCCCAAGGAAGCCCGCGCTCAGATCGAAGCCATGATTCAGGCCAACGCCCATCAGGGCCAGTACGCCACCTTCGACATGGATCAGACCACCTACCGCTACGACCTTCTGGACCCGCTGCTGGCCTACATGGATCAGAAGGGACTGCTGACCCGCGACACCATGGATCCGTCCCTGAAGCTCATCCCCTTCAAGGACAGCCCGGACTTCAAGGGCGGCAAGGAAAACATGACGAGCTACTACTGGCGTCTGTGCGAAATGCACGACCTCATCAGCTACCCCTGGGCTTCGCAGATCTTTGCCGGCTTCACGCTGAAGGAACTCAAGCAGAACCTCGATGAAATGCTGGCCCTCAAGAAGCCCATCGAACGCCAGGTATGGGACGGCGACAAGGTCGTCACCGTGAAGCTTCCCATCCCCAAGATGTTCCGCGGCATGCAGGAACTCTATGCCAAGCTGCGTGAAAACGGCATCGACGTGTACATCATGACCGCCGCTCACGAAGAAATCATCCGCATGGTGGCCTGCGATCCCAAGTACGGCTACAACATAGATCCTGAAAAGGTCATCGGCGTGACCGTGCTGCTCAAGGACCCCAAGACCGGCGAGCTCACCAACTCCCGCATGCAGATCCGCGAAGGCAAGTTCGATCCCAAGAAGAACATGGACCTCGTGACCACGTCCTTCCTCACCAACCCCATGACCTGGTTTGAAGGCAAGCAGGGTTCCACCATCGGTTACATCAACCAGTGGCAGCGTCCCATCATGGCCGGCGGCGACTCCACCGGTTCCGACACCTACATGCTGGAAAGCGTGAACGTGGAACGCGGCGGCCTCAAGCTGTGGATCAACCGCAAGCCCGGCGACCCCAAGAAGGACAAGAAGGCCATGTGGACCATCGACCATGCCGAAAAGTCCGCTCAGCAGCAGAACGAGCTGAACATGCCCGTGACCGCCAACAAGAACTGGATCTTCATCGATCCTGAAACCATCCAGTAA
- a CDS encoding EamA family transporter: MAQTSGAPNQAAAAAKKRLADGFRRRGIITAIMSGVTYGNYTAFMTLAMSVGIWTSWYGENSGFTPFAVAFMLSALGAALTDTFSAAWALLIAAWKGKLGDFGRSFKTKPGAILACAALIGGPFASTAYVIGLQQAGSIVVPISALCPAIGAILARILFKQPLTPRMMLGIVICFGASALIGMSSMGGTEAHPNMMLGLLFGFGAALGWGIEGCVGGYASSMIDPEVSIAIREVTNGLSNLIIMVPILAMIGGADGFAVITQALLDTESLKFFVVGGFACYWGFMLWYKGNAMCGAALGMACNGMFSFWGPFFCWIWIGLVFGIDGWDMPLIAWIAAILMIIGIFTIATNPLAFFTKKKEG; the protein is encoded by the coding sequence ATGGCGCAGACAAGCGGCGCACCGAACCAGGCTGCGGCAGCGGCAAAGAAAAGGCTTGCGGACGGCTTCCGGCGCAGGGGCATCATCACCGCCATCATGTCGGGCGTCACCTACGGCAACTACACGGCGTTCATGACGCTCGCCATGTCCGTAGGCATCTGGACCTCATGGTACGGTGAGAACTCAGGCTTCACGCCCTTTGCCGTGGCCTTCATGCTGAGCGCCCTCGGCGCGGCCCTCACCGACACCTTCAGCGCCGCATGGGCCCTGCTCATCGCCGCATGGAAAGGCAAACTCGGCGACTTCGGCCGCAGCTTCAAGACCAAACCCGGCGCCATTCTCGCCTGCGCCGCCCTCATAGGCGGCCCCTTCGCCTCCACGGCCTACGTCATAGGCCTTCAGCAGGCCGGGTCCATCGTGGTGCCTATCAGCGCCCTGTGCCCCGCCATCGGCGCGATTCTCGCCCGCATACTGTTCAAGCAGCCCCTTACGCCGCGCATGATGCTCGGCATCGTCATCTGCTTCGGGGCCAGCGCTCTCATCGGCATGTCCAGCATGGGCGGCACGGAAGCGCATCCCAACATGATGCTGGGCCTTCTGTTCGGCTTCGGCGCGGCGCTCGGCTGGGGCATCGAAGGGTGCGTGGGCGGCTATGCCTCCTCCATGATCGATCCTGAAGTGAGCATCGCCATCCGCGAAGTGACCAACGGTCTTTCCAACCTCATCATCATGGTTCCCATCCTCGCCATGATCGGCGGCGCGGACGGCTTTGCCGTCATTACTCAGGCCCTGCTCGACACCGAATCGCTCAAGTTCTTCGTCGTCGGCGGCTTCGCCTGCTACTGGGGCTTCATGCTCTGGTACAAGGGCAACGCCATGTGCGGCGCGGCCCTCGGCATGGCCTGCAACGGCATGTTCTCCTTCTGGGGGCCCTTCTTCTGCTGGATCTGGATCGGCCTCGTGTTCGGCATCGACGGCTGGGACATGCCCCTCATCGCCTGGATCGCCGCCATCCTCATGATCATCGGCATCTTCACCATCGCCACCAATCCCCTGGCGTTCTTCACGAAGAAGAAGGAGGGCTGA